Genomic segment of Acidobacteriota bacterium:
ACACCTTCAACCACGTCGCCTCCCCGGCCCGCGACCACCCCTCGATCGAAAGCTCACCGAGATTCAAGGTAGTGGTAGGCATCTCGTTGAAATCCGGGCGTACCCTCTAGTTGACAAAGGACTGCCGAGCACCACGTTGTCGGCTTGCAGCAGGTGGTGGATCAACGCCGCAGCGGTCCGGGAAGGCGTAGCTTCGTCCAGATACAAGGCATCCGCTCCCCGAACACCGCAGGCGCACTTGCAGTGCGTCGAGGAGCGGAGGAGTGCGGAGAACGCCGTAGATGGATGGAGATCCGCCTTCCCGCCGTTAGATTTCCCGGTACAACCACCTACGAATAGGGTCGATGCGCTTTTGTAGCGATTCTTCGTCTGGATCGATCAGCCAGAGCGCCGCCGCCACCGACGACAGCAGCGAGTTGCCGTCCTGCGGAGTGAAGCAGAATCCGGCGATCTCGCGCTCCCGGCGCACCAGCAGGGTGGGTTCCACCACCACCGTCTGGGACAGAATGCGGCCGTAGTATCCGTGATCGCGGCCGAAGCTGAAGATCAGGTTGGCGTGCATCTTGTCGGTCATCGCCACCCGATGGTTGGCACGCAGACGCTCCTGCACCTCGTCGATGCTCGTCGCGCGGCTCAACTGCAGGTTGAACCAGATGGAGTGCATGTACTGGGTGTTGAGCTTGACGGCGCTAGAAAACAGATCCAGGTCATGGCCCTGGGTCTTGAACAGGTGGTTGGCGTCTTTGGCGTGGTGGGTGCCGAACACCGGATCCCCATGCTTTCCGACCGTCGGCGCCGGCACGAAGCTCGATACCTGGGTGATGTCATTCGCCCGGCGCATGCAGACGAAGGTGCCGCGATCCAGGTGGTTGGAGCCGTCGGCGTCCATCGCCAGGGTCTTGATCAGGGTGGTGATGTTGTGGGTGTTGCAGGACACCACCATCAGGAAACGGTCCTCGCCGGGCACCAGCACGTCGTCGTTGACGCCGCGAGCATAGGGTTTGCCAAAACCGAACTCACTGCCCTGGGCGAGGAAACCCTTGGGACCCTTGAGGTGCCGGTAGAACTCCTCCTTGTTGCGGTTGCCGGCGGGGGTGCAGTCGATCACCACCGTCGCCCGTTCGAGAGCTTCCTGGGCCTCGTAGCTCACCTCGTGGCCGAGGTTCTCGAAGTCCTTCTTGACCTCCGGATCCACCGCCAGCTTCGCGCCGCGGGTCATCAGATGCCCGATCTTGGCGCGATCCGCCTCCAGCGGAGTGCGCTTGTGGAAGGTGACCTCGTCGATCCCGAAGTAGTGCTTGAAGTCCGTGAAGAGACCGATCAGCGGCTCGCCGATCGTCCCCGTGCCCACGATATGGACGACCTTTTTCATCCCCAATTCCCTCGTCTTGAATTTGCCGATGGTGGCCCGAGAGAAACGGGCCTCGGCAAAGGCTAGCACAGGGGTTTGGGTGCGACCCGGAGCGGTTCAGTGGTCGCCGGCGCCGGCGTGCTTGGCGCCGCCGCGCCAGGCCGGATCCCGACGGGCGAACTCGTCCTGTTCCTTTGTCAGGCGCACCCGTCGACGGGCGCTACAGGAGCCGTTCTCGCACTCGTAAACATACTGGTTGAAGCCCTCTCCCGGTTCGTAGGCGGCGAGCACCGGGTGTTGATCGCACCGCCCGCAGCGCACCGAGAGATTGCGCAGATGGATGTTGCCGGGGGGCTGGCTTCCCGGGCGGGCGTCCAGAAATTCCGGCACCTCCACCCAGGTGTTGTTGCCGCACTCGGAATCGGCGCAGTCGAAGCGGTAGTGATGCCACTCCTCGCGCATCTCGAGTTTCGAGGCAAACACTTGGTCACCTTCGCACTCCAGGCAGTGGAACTTCATGTCGGCTACATCGAACACGCTATGGGAGCCTCCCTGAGAAGAGCGAGAGGCTACCAAACCCCTGCCGACCCGACATTCCCCTGGCACCTGTCGGGGAACATCAAGGAGGAGTCTTGCCTTCCTCCGCCGGGGGACGCTCCGCCAGGGCGCGCGGATAGGCCTCCGGGTACACCAGCGGGTAGGCCTCGACGCTCCAGCGAGCCAGCGGCGCAAACAGCGACACCCGTCCTTCCCGGCGGGCGGTCAGCCGCAGGATGCCTCGCTCGGGCAGGTCCCCAGGGTCGAGGATCTGGCGGCGGTGGCTGCGCAGAACGAGGGACTGCCGCTCGATCGGGACCAGGCGGAAGCGCTGGGGAACCTCCGACGACGGTGCATAGACTCCCTCGCCACGCAGGACACGCCGCCCCGCCACGGAGACTCGAACCTCCTGTGGGTCGTCGCAGGGCAGCAAGAAACGCGCCGACAGGTGATCCACCACCACCTTCCGGTGCCTGCCCCGGGCGGGGACGAAACGACCCAGAAGAGCGGTGGGCGCATCGACGAAACCGAGCCGCGCGGTGACCTCCTCGCCGGTACAGACAAAGTGCAGATTGGCCGGGGATCGGCGAGGCAGCGGGTGGGAGAGCGGCAGCAGGCGAATCTCCCGCGACGTCGAAAGATCCAGCAAGGACGCCGTGGCCCCGAAGTTTGGCCGGCGCACGGCTCGCTTCCGGCTTGGACCGACGACGAATTCTCCGAGGTGTGCGCGATCGGCCAAGACGGCGATGCGATCAGCTCCTTGGAGGTTCGGACGATGCGCCCTGGGTTGCGAAGCCGGCGAGCGGTCCTGAGGTGGCGGAAACCGCTTCCACCCCAGCACCGGCGCGGCTACCTGCCGACGCCCCATCAGCACCGTCCAAAGCTCCTCCGCCACCACCCGGTTTCCAAGGCTGCTGAGGTGACCCCGCGGGGCGCGGTAGAAGGATGGTTGCTTCCACGACAACTCCGTCGCCCTGCTCTCCATCACGTACACTCCAGCACCCTCGAGATCCTGCCGCAGGCCGCAGCTCCACTCGTCGTTGCAGATGACGATGGGCGCCGCGGTCTCCTCGGCGACGGAAGCGAGAAGGGCCGTGGCGAGGCGAGTGCTCTCCTCTTCCAGCGAGCCGTCCCAGTAGTAGAAGGGACTGCGCGCGATCTCTCGGCCCGCCGGCAAGAAAGCTCGGAGAGCGGCGGGGCCGCGCACGTCGTAGCGCAGATACCGCCAGCGCGGCAGAAAAGCGAAGTAGCGCTCGATGGCGTCCAGGCGATCGCGGCCCGCGGGGTCGATCCGCCGCGGTTCGCCATCGTCGCCCAGAATGAACCGGGAATGCACCGGGCCGTACCCCTGGTGGACGAACCCCTGGTCCCGCCGCTGGTGGAAATCGAACACATCGAAGACGGCGATGTCGATGCCGTAGCGCTGCCCGAGGGTACGCCACATCAGCACCGCCTGATGGATGCCAAAGCCGCCGACGCCGAAGTTGAGCACCTCGACGGGCATCGCCGAGGACTCGGCCAGGCGCTCTTCGAGATGGCTGGGGAAATCTCCCCCCGGCGGGGTCTCCGCTCCGGCGACGAAGGAGCCACCGAAGACACCGATGCGAATCGTCCCGACCGGTTTTTCCGGCGGGAAGTGAGTGTACGAACTCGCCGGCCGGAGATCCAGGGAATGGGCGCTGCCCAGCCGCAAGACCTCCGCGGGCTCGAGAGCGGGGAACTCACGCTCCGCGAAGGCCGGCTCGTAGGCCTTGTCATAGCCGACGAGCAGGCTGCGATAGCGCGCCGTCCACAGCGCCCAGGCGACCCACACCACCGTCAGCGACAGCACCACGAGCAGAAGCCGCCCATACCGTTCGAGGAACAGGCGTACCCCCGGCGCGACATCAGGAGGAGCCGAGCGGGAACGAGTGCGGCGAGCTGGTGGCATATTTCGCCGCCTACTTTAAGGGCAAAGGGCACCCCCGCACCTCTTTTCCCGGTTCGAGGGGTGCGATAGCGTCCTCGCTCATGCTCCCGCGACGCCCATTGTCTCCCTCGCGCCTGGCGGCGGTCCGCCCGGTCGGTACGTACGTTGTCCTCGCCCTGATGCTGATGCTCCGGTCGACACCCGGCGGCTCGGCGGCGGCGCAAGAGGGGTTTTCGGAGTCCATTTCGGTCAGCCTGGTGCTGGTGCCGGTGGTGGTGCGGGAGCGCGACGGGGGCCTGGTCACCCACCTGGATCGGAAGGACTTTCGCCTGGAGGTGGCGGGGCAAGAGATCCCCATCGAAACCTTCGACGAAGGCGGCGAGATCCCGGTGAGCCTGGTCTTTCTCCAGGACCTCTCCGGCAGCATGGGCAACGGCGGCAAGCTCGAGGTTTCACGGCACACCCTCGAGTACTTTCTCGCTCGGGCCAAGGCAAGGGACGAGATGGCTCTGGCCAGCTTCACCGACGGCCGGCTGGGCATCGACATCCCGTTCACCCAGGACCACGCGGTGCTCCGCGAAGCCCTCCAACTGTGGCAGCCCTACGGCACCACGGCGCTGCACGATGCCGTCGCCTGGATTCCGGAAATCAGCGACGAGGGGCGCCATCCGAAGCGCGCCGTGGTGCTGGTGACGGACGGCATCGACAACGCCTCGACCATCGAGCCGGCCCTCGCCCGGCAGATGGTTCAGAAAGCCCGCCTGCCGGTGTACGTCATCGGCCTGGGGGAGGACTCGGCGGCGGTCGAGGGCTCCTATGCACAACTTCTCCAGCGCCTCGCCCGCACCACCGGCGGACGCTACTTTGCGGCTGCCGCGCCGACGGATGTCGCCCGCGCCGCCTCGACGGTGGTCAACGAGCTGCGCAGCCAGTTCGTCCTCGGATTCCGGGCGCAAAGCAGCGAGGCGCCGGCCTTCCGCGCAATCCGCGTAAGGGTCAAGGGCGGCGCCCGCTCCGTCGAACACCGCAAGGGATATCGCGGAGGCCCTCCGGCGCGCCGCTGACGGGGCGCTCCCTCCGCGCCCTGGTAAGGTATAGACAGATTGTTGTAAGCGTGCTCTGCGAAGGAGTTACGCGTCAGCTAAGGAGATTTTGATATGCGAAATATGATGATCCTTGCGCTGCTGCTCGCCGTGACGGCGACCGGTTGCGCCACCAAGAAGTTCGTTCGCGACGAAGTGTCCTCGAACACCCAGCCGATTTCGAGTCGGGTCGACGATGTCGAAGGTCAGGTGGAAGAGAACCAGACCCGCATCGGCGAACTCGACCGCAAGAACGAGGCTTTGGGCACCGAGGTCGATGGCGTGTCGAAGACCGCCCAGGACGCGCTGACGCGCGCCGAAGAGGCCGGCAAGCTCGCCGAAGGCAAATTCCTCTTCGAGACGGTTCTTTCCGACGACAAGGTGCGCTTCGGTTTCGAGAGTTCCAAGCTGAGCGACGAGGCGAAGGCCGCCATCGACGAGTTCGTCGGCGCCCTCAAGGAGCAGAATCAGAACGTCTACATCGAGATCCAGGGTCACACGGACTCGACCGGCAGCGAGAGCTACAACGAGCGCCTCGGCCTGGAGCGCGCCGAAGCGGTGCGCAACTACCTCTCCCGCGAGCACGGCGTGGCGCTGCACCGGATGAATGTCATCTCCTACGGAGAGGCGTCGCCGGTGGCCGACAACAGCAGCCGCGACGGCCGCGCCCAGAACCGCCGCGTTTCGCTGGTGGTGCTGCAGTAGTCGCCATCGCACCTTCCAGCGGCTCTGCCGCCACGCAAAACGGGCGCCGAGGAATCGGCGCCCGTTTTCATTTCCGGGATTCTCCTTCTAGGCCTTCGCCTCGGCCACCAGCTCGCGGATCTCGTCCGCCTCGTGCACTCCCGGCTCGAAGTGGGTGACGGTGCCGTCGGGCCCGATCACCATCATCATCGGCAGGGCCATGATGCCGAGTTCGTAGGTCAGGTCGTCGGGCTCGTCGTAGACCACCGCGTAGGGAAAGGGGCTCTGGACGACGAATTCCCGCACCGTCGATTCGTCCTCCCCCAACCCCACCGCGATCACCGCGACATCGTCGGATTTAAGGTCGTCGTAGATCTCGCGGAGGATCTCCGCCTGCTTGTGGCAAGGCACGCACCAGGTGGCCCAGAATTCGAGGATCACCACCTGGCCGGCATAGGACGCCGGTCCGATGGTCGGACCGTCGAGGCTCGGCAGCAAGAAGTCCGGCGCGGGGCCGCCGACGAGATCGGACTGAGGTGCGGGCGGGGAGTAGGACGGACCGCCGCAACCTTGGACCAGGGCGAAGGTGAGGGTGAGGAGAACGACGGCGATGGTCGGGAGAGAGAGGCGAGTTTTCATGGGGAGGAGGATATCGCTTTCGGTGGGGGGCCGGTCCGTTGAGGGTCGGGGCCGCCCAGAGCCGCGCGGCGCTCTGGGCCGGTCGGTTGGGGGAGGGGCCGCCCAGGACCGCGCGGGGCACTCACTCCTTTATGAGATAGGCCCCGCGCTGCGCTCAGCGAGCGCAAACTGACCGTGAACTCCCCAAGCTGTACCGTGCGCTCGCTTCGAGCTCCCGGGCGGCCCCTCCCCCAACCGACCTCTGACCGACGGTTTCGCGGAGGCCCTTTCTTGAACCGAGGGGATCAGGTTGAAAGGTGGTGGGTAGCGGCGATCAGGCGGCTGCTGAAGAACTCAGCAGCCGGCCTGATCCCGAGCCCGAAGGGCGAGGCGGCGCCGAAGGCCGCCGAAGACGGGTACCTTCGGAAAACTGGGAACTCTAGGGACCAACCGTTTCCGGCCGATTCCACGTCCCGAGCCCGAAGGGCGAGGCGGCGGCGCAGGCCGCCGTCTCGGGGGTGAGGAGCAAAAAATCGCACTTTTTTGCTCCGCGGGGGGCTGGAACAGCCCCCCTAAGAACGCAAGACGAGCGGTAAGCAGCTAGCGCCAAGGCGCTAGCTGCAGCCGCTCGTCGACCCGCAGTTGTTGCACTTGTAGCAGCTCCCGTTGCGCACCATGATCGAACCGCACTCGGTGCACGGCGGGGCGTCCTGCTGGTACAAGAACGCCACCTTGGTGACGCTGCCGGAAGTGTCCGTCTCGGCGGTCGCGACCTGCACCGCCGTCTCGGCCTCTTCCACCGCGTCCAGCGCCGCCTGGGCGTCGCTAGTCAACACCGGAGCCTCTTCCCGCAGCACCACCCCGGCCGCCACCTTCTGCTCGTGGCCAAGGAACTTCGAGGCCAACCAGCGGAAGATGTAGTCGGTGACGGACTTGGCGATCGGAATCTCCGGGTTGCGGGTGAAGCCCGACGGCTCGAAGCGCGTGTGGCTGAACTTGTCGACCAGCGTCTGGAGCGGCACGCCGTACTGCAGAGCAATGGAGATGGCCGTCGCGAAGGCGTCCATCAGGCCGGAAATGGTCGAGCCTTCCTTCGCCATGGTCAGGAAGATCTCCCCCGGCATGCCGTTTTCGTACAGGCCGACGGTGATGTAGCCCTTGTGGTCGCCCACCTGGAACTTGTGGGTGATCGCCTCGCGCTCACTCGGCAGCTTGCGCCGCACCGCCTTGGCGACGACCTTGGTGTCGGCCTCGTCCTGCTTGGTCGACAGCGGCTGGCTGCGCTTGGAGTTGTCGCGATAAATGGCGACGGCCTTCAAGCCCAGTCGCCAGCCCTCCATGTAGGCCTCCTGCAGGTCCTCCGGTGTGGACTCCTCCGGCAGGTTGACGGTCTTGCTGATGGCGCCGGAGATGAACGGCTGCACCGCCGCCAGCATCTTGATGTGCCCCATGTAGTGAATCGAGCGCTGGCCGTTGGCCGCCTTGAAAGCGCAGTCGAAGATCGACAAGTGCTCGTCCTCGAGCATGTCGGCGCCTTCGATGGTGTCGTTCTCGTCGATGTACTCGACGATCGAGCGAATGTCTTCCTTGTCGTAGCCCAGACGCTTCAAAGCCTTCGGCACGGTGTTGTTGACGATCTTGATCATGCCGCCACCGACCAGCTTGCGGTACTTGACCAGAGCGATGTCCGGCTCGACGCCGGTGGTGTCGCAATCCATCATGAAGGCGATGGTGCCGGTCGGCGCCAACACCGAGATCTGGCTGTTGCGCAGGCCGGCGCCGTCGCCCAGCTCGATGGTCTGATCCCACGCCTGCTTGGCCGCCTGCACCAGCGTGATCGGCACGTGGGCGGTGTCGATGTCCGACACCGCGTCGCGGTGCTTGCGCATCACCCGCATCATCGGCTCGCGGTTCAGCTCGAAGCCGGCAAAGGGCCCCTGCACCGCCGCCACCCGACCGGATTGGGCGTAGGCCGAGCCGGACATCAGGGCGGTGATCGCCGCTGCGTAGTCGCGCCCGGCAGCGGAGTCGTAGGGCAGGCCGCGGGCCATCAGCAGAGCGCCCAGGTTGGCGTAGCCGATGCCCAGGGGCCGATAGAGGTGCGAGTTCTCGGCGATCTGCGGCGTCGGGTAGCTGGCGTTGTCGACGATGATCTCCATCGCCGAAATGATCACCTCGCAGGTGTGGCTGAAGGTCTCGGCGTCGAAGCCGGTGTCCTCGTCGTAGAACTTCATCAGGTTCAAAGACGCCAGGTTGCACGCCGTGTCGTTCAGGAACATGTACTCGCTGCACGGGTTGCTCGAGTAGATGCGGTCGGTGTTGGCGCAGGTGTGCCAGTCGTTGATCTGGGTGTCGTACTGCATCCCCGGATCGCCGCACACCCAGGCCGCCTCGGAGATCATCTTCATCAGTTCGCGAGCGGAGTAGGAGTCCATCGGCTGGCGCTCGCCGGTGACGGCGCGGGTGGTCCACTCACCATCGTCCTCCACCGCCTGCATAAACTCGTCGGTCACCCGCACCGAGTGGTTGGCGTTCTGGTAGGAGATCGAGTCGTAGGCGCCACCGGGCACGTTGAAGGAGCCGTCATAGCCGGACTCGATCAAGGCCCAGGCCTTCTTCTCCTCGATCTCCTTGCACTGGATGAACTCGATGATGTCCGGGTGGTCGATGTCGAGGATCACCATCTTGGCGGCGCGGCGGGTCTTGCCGCCGCTCTTGATGACGCCGGCGAAGGCGTCAAAGCCCTTCATGAAGGACACCGGTCCGGACGCCGTACCGCCGCCGGCCAGATGCTCCTTCGAGGAACGCAGACTCGACAGATTGGAGCCGGTACCGGAGCCAAACTTGAACAGCATGCCCTCGGTGCGGGCGAGGGTGAGGATCGAGTCCATCGTGTCGGCCACGGAGTTGATGAAGCAGGCCGAGCACTGCGGCTGCTCTTCGATGCCGACGTTGAACCACACCGGCGAGTTGAAGCAGGCGTACTGGTTGACCAGGATGTGCTTGAGTTCGGCGTGGAAGGTGTCGGCGTCCGCCTCGCTGGCGAAGTAGCCGCCCTCGCGGCCCCAGTGGGTCATGGTGTCGACCACCCGGCCGATCATCTGCTTGACGCTCGACTCGCGCTGGGGGGTGTCGAGTTGGCCGCGGAAATACTTGCTCACCACCACGTTGGTGGCCGTTTGAGACCAAAACTTCGGAACCTCGACGTCCTTCTGTTCAAACACCGTCTCGCCCTTCTCGTTGCCGATCACGGCATCGCGGACGTGCCATTCGATGGCGTCGAAGGGATCGACTCCGGGCTCGGTGAAGCGGCGCTCGAAGACCAGGCCGGCGGAGGTGCGCTCGGCCATGGGTTGGCTCGTCTGGTTATTCGGGTTGTGTGACTGGATGGTCGGCTCCGTCGCCATCGTCTCTCCTCAGTGACCTAATCAGATTCGTACAAACTCGTTGTCGTTTCGCTCACGCTAGCTCGAGGACTGCAGGACTACAAAGAAAGGACCGCAAAGAAAACGGCGCCGAAGAACTTTGGCGCCCTCGCAGCGGGTTTTCACACCGCTTTCGTTTGCTGCTGGAAATCCCACCAATCGACTCTCATTGAAAGCTCGCTCGCCGGACGCCTCGGACCGCGGCGGCACGGTCGTTCATCACACGCCGTCTCGCCCGCCCGCCGACTCGGCGGAGGGGTGCTCAAGTGCCCCGATTTCGGCTTCCCTGGCTCGACTTCGAAAGTCGACCTGTAGGATAAGCACTACATCTTGTGGTGTCAAGAGGAGAATGGGCGCATATGTTGCGTAGGAGCGGAGATTTGGCCGTATCCGGCCAAACCCTTCGAATGCCGCGAGTTAGCCCTCCCGAGGGTGCGTATAATTCGGTCATGGCCAACGATTCACGAGACGACGACAGCCGCCGAACCAGTTCCGGGATTCCCATCCAGGGGAGCTACGGCCCCGGCGACCGGCCAAACGGCGGCGACCGCCACGCCGAGCGGCCCGGAGAGTACCCCTTCAGCCGCGGGCTCTATCGCGAGATGTACCGCAAGCGCCTTTGGACCATGCGGCAGTACGCCGGCTACTCCACCGCCGACGAATCGAACCGGCGCTATCGCTATCTGCTCGATCAGGGCACGACGGGTCTGTCCGTCGCCTTCGACCTACCCACCCAGATCGGCTACGACTCGGACGAACCGGTAGCCCTCGGCGAGGTCGGCCGGGTGGGAGTGGCGATCGACTCGATCGACGACATGCGGCGGCTGTTTGACCGGATCCCCCTCGACCGGGTGACTACTTCGATGACCATCAACTCGACGGCGGCCACCCTGCTGGCGCTGTATCTGGTGGTGGCCGAAGATCAGGGGGTACCGTGGGAGAAAGTGGGTGGCACCGTCCAGAACGACATCTTGAAGGAGTATGCCGCCCGCGGCACCTACATCTACCCGCCGGGGCCCTCCCTCAAGCTGGTGACGGACATCATCGCCTTCTGCGCCGACCGGGTGCCGCGCTGGAACACCATCTCGGTTTCCGGCTACCACATCCGCGAGGCCGGCTCGACGGCGGTGCAGGAAGTGGCCTTCACCTTGGCCAACGGCCTTTGCTACCTCGAAGCCGCCCTCGAGCGCGGCCTGGACATCGACGCCTTCGCGCCCCGGGTCTCGTTTTTCTTCAACGCCCACAACAATTTCCTCGAAGAGGTAGCGAAATTTCGCGCCGCTCGGCGGCTGTGGGCGAAGCTGGTCAAGGAACGCTTCGCACCCACTGACGAGCGTTCCCTGTGGCTGCGCTTCCACACCCAGACGGCGGGCTCCACCCTCACCGCCCAGCAGCCGCAGAACAACGTGGTGCGGGTGGCCGTCCAGGCCCTGGCGGCGGTCTGCGGCGGCACCCAATCGCTCCACACCAACGCGCTCGACGAAGCCTTGGGGCTGCCCACCCAGCCGGCGGCCCGGCTGGCGCTTCGCACCCAGCAGGTGATCGCCCACGAGAGCGGCATCGCCGACGTGGCCGACCCCTTCGGCGGCTCCTGGGCGATCGAGGCCTGGACCGACGAGATCGAACGCCGAGCCCTCGAGTACATCGAGAAGATCGATCAGATGGGAGGCGCCCGGGCAGCCATTGAGCAGGGATTCCAACAAAACGAGATCGCCGATGCGGCCTACGCCTACCAGCGGGCCCTGGAGGAACGAGACGTCACGGTGGTGGGGGTCAACGCCTACCCCTCGGAAGACGAGATCGCGCCGGAGGTGCTCGAAATCGACCCACGACAGGAAAAACAGCAAGTCGAACGCCTGCGGGCCTTCAAGGCGAGCCGCGACGGCGCGGCGACGAGCGGGGCCCTCGAAGCCCTCGAAGGGGCCGCCCGGGAGGACCGCAACCTGATGCCCGAGATTCTCGCCGCGGTACGCGCCAACGCATCCCTCGGCGAGGTGTCGCACACCCTGCGCCGGGTGTATGGCGAGCACCGAGACGCCGGATTCGACTGACCGGGAACCCGACCCCGAGGCACCGTCCTCGGATTCCTTCATGGACTGCACCACCCACGCTCTCGCACCGACGCCGGATCTGGCGGCCCAGCTCGCCGCCATCGAGGCGGACAGGCCCGATCTGGTGCTCGCCTTCCTGCCGCCCGGCCCCAACTTCCGCCAAGCCGTCGACCAGCTCGCCGAACGCTGGCCGGACAGCTTGCGCTGTGGCTGCGAAGCGCTCAGCCAGTTCGTCGACCAGCACCACCACAGTCACGGCGCCTTGATGCTGCTGAGCGTCGGCGGATCGGCCGATCTGCGCGCGCAGACCCTCGATGCGTCCGAGACGAACCTGGCGGCGGGCTGCCGCGACGCGGACGCCTCCCTCTTGCTGTTCGCCGGACGGTGTTCGCTGGCGACCGAAACCCTGACCCGGCTGCGCCGCCAGCTACGCGGAGACACCGCCCAGCCGGTGATTGCCGGCGGCCTGGCCTCGGCGGACTTCGAGAGCGTCGCGCGGGTCTTCTTGGACCGCC
This window contains:
- a CDS encoding VWA domain-containing protein codes for the protein MLPRRPLSPSRLAAVRPVGTYVVLALMLMLRSTPGGSAAAQEGFSESISVSLVLVPVVVRERDGGLVTHLDRKDFRLEVAGQEIPIETFDEGGEIPVSLVFLQDLSGSMGNGGKLEVSRHTLEYFLARAKARDEMALASFTDGRLGIDIPFTQDHAVLREALQLWQPYGTTALHDAVAWIPEISDEGRHPKRAVVLVTDGIDNASTIEPALARQMVQKARLPVYVIGLGEDSAAVEGSYAQLLQRLARTTGGRYFAAAAPTDVARAASTVVNELRSQFVLGFRAQSSEAPAFRAIRVRVKGGARSVEHRKGYRGGPPARR
- a CDS encoding OmpA family protein, with translation MRNMMILALLLAVTATGCATKKFVRDEVSSNTQPISSRVDDVEGQVEENQTRIGELDRKNEALGTEVDGVSKTAQDALTRAEEAGKLAEGKFLFETVLSDDKVRFGFESSKLSDEAKAAIDEFVGALKEQNQNVYIEIQGHTDSTGSESYNERLGLERAEAVRNYLSREHGVALHRMNVISYGEASPVADNSSRDGRAQNRRVSLVVLQ
- a CDS encoding TlpA disulfide reductase family protein; the encoded protein is MKTRLSLPTIAVVLLTLTFALVQGCGGPSYSPPAPQSDLVGGPAPDFLLPSLDGPTIGPASYAGQVVILEFWATWCVPCHKQAEILREIYDDLKSDDVAVIAVGLGEDESTVREFVVQSPFPYAVVYDEPDDLTYELGIMALPMMMVIGPDGTVTHFEPGVHEADEIRELVAEAKA
- a CDS encoding methylmalonyl-CoA mutase family protein, yielding MANDSRDDDSRRTSSGIPIQGSYGPGDRPNGGDRHAERPGEYPFSRGLYREMYRKRLWTMRQYAGYSTADESNRRYRYLLDQGTTGLSVAFDLPTQIGYDSDEPVALGEVGRVGVAIDSIDDMRRLFDRIPLDRVTTSMTINSTAATLLALYLVVAEDQGVPWEKVGGTVQNDILKEYAARGTYIYPPGPSLKLVTDIIAFCADRVPRWNTISVSGYHIREAGSTAVQEVAFTLANGLCYLEAALERGLDIDAFAPRVSFFFNAHNNFLEEVAKFRAARRLWAKLVKERFAPTDERSLWLRFHTQTAGSTLTAQQPQNNVVRVAVQALAAVCGGTQSLHTNALDEALGLPTQPAARLALRTQQVIAHESGIADVADPFGGSWAIEAWTDEIERRALEYIEKIDQMGGARAAIEQGFQQNEIADAAYAYQRALEERDVTVVGVNAYPSEDEIAPEVLEIDPRQEKQQVERLRAFKASRDGAATSGALEALEGAAREDRNLMPEILAAVRANASLGEVSHTLRRVYGEHRDAGFD
- a CDS encoding vitamin B12-dependent ribonucleotide reductase, whose protein sequence is MATEPTIQSHNPNNQTSQPMAERTSAGLVFERRFTEPGVDPFDAIEWHVRDAVIGNEKGETVFEQKDVEVPKFWSQTATNVVVSKYFRGQLDTPQRESSVKQMIGRVVDTMTHWGREGGYFASEADADTFHAELKHILVNQYACFNSPVWFNVGIEEQPQCSACFINSVADTMDSILTLARTEGMLFKFGSGTGSNLSSLRSSKEHLAGGGTASGPVSFMKGFDAFAGVIKSGGKTRRAAKMVILDIDHPDIIEFIQCKEIEEKKAWALIESGYDGSFNVPGGAYDSISYQNANHSVRVTDEFMQAVEDDGEWTTRAVTGERQPMDSYSARELMKMISEAAWVCGDPGMQYDTQINDWHTCANTDRIYSSNPCSEYMFLNDTACNLASLNLMKFYDEDTGFDAETFSHTCEVIISAMEIIVDNASYPTPQIAENSHLYRPLGIGYANLGALLMARGLPYDSAAGRDYAAAITALMSGSAYAQSGRVAAVQGPFAGFELNREPMMRVMRKHRDAVSDIDTAHVPITLVQAAKQAWDQTIELGDGAGLRNSQISVLAPTGTIAFMMDCDTTGVEPDIALVKYRKLVGGGMIKIVNNTVPKALKRLGYDKEDIRSIVEYIDENDTIEGADMLEDEHLSIFDCAFKAANGQRSIHYMGHIKMLAAVQPFISGAISKTVNLPEESTPEDLQEAYMEGWRLGLKAVAIYRDNSKRSQPLSTKQDEADTKVVAKAVRRKLPSEREAITHKFQVGDHKGYITVGLYENGMPGEIFLTMAKEGSTISGLMDAFATAISIALQYGVPLQTLVDKFSHTRFEPSGFTRNPEIPIAKSVTDYIFRWLASKFLGHEQKVAAGVVLREEAPVLTSDAQAALDAVEEAETAVQVATAETDTSGSVTKVAFLYQQDAPPCTECGSIMVRNGSCYKCNNCGSTSGCS